The following proteins come from a genomic window of Pichia kudriavzevii chromosome 1, complete sequence:
- a CDS encoding uncharacterized protein (PKUD0A08010; similar to Saccharomyces cerevisiae YGR093W; ancestral locus Anc_3.431), with protein MPQEKLKILVFNPATKNLAKAVNLVNRQQSKAGPFEFALFLGDVFTENNATYVEELKPEIPIYYSEGEAQYKSSEKLHENFNYLGEIGVLKLANGLKIGYVTGDLKNKTSDEILSKFKSQHVDILLTYLWPDAIAKEEKLILSGEPKLDCLIDNVQPRYWFACGGEKGRFFEREPYSINGRITRFISLAAMDEGRWYYAFQISLSPELLQEPIGPPPIVFKINSTSKRTLTLSNEEPQKEQKQLAKPLPVITSESCFLCLSNPNFELHMVIHVGNMAFLTVTKGPLTPKQDFGFSGHGMIVPINHHATLRLHAKSFDDALRVESSSLYKEITKYEENLTRMFRSLGDYSVIFWEISRKRSVHSHIQFLPVKDDVIMNFEKVLQNQIEFYKRYNTDTIMYKKFESTSDMTEYFDIINSEDYVSFTVHEKTRIIRYLIKLGNDDDKYFDAQFPRKVVAILLNLKHRIRWNKCIETVSQESEQKQYFKNCFRKFDILKGQGCN; from the coding sequence ATGCCCCAGGAAAAGCTAAAAATACTGGTATTCAACCCAGCAACCAAGAATTTAGCAAAAGCTGTGAATCTTGTCAACCGTCAACAAAGCAAAGCGGGACCTTTTGAGTTTGCACTTTTCTTGGGTGATGTTTTCACAGAAAACAATGCCACatatgttgaagaattaaaGCCAGAAATACCTATTTACTATTCAGAAGGTGAGGCACAGTACAAGTCTTCAGAAAAATTACACGAAAACTTCAACTATTTGGGTGAAATTGGGGTATTGAAGCTGGCCAACGGATTGAAGATAGGATATGTCACGGGTGATTTAAAGAACAAGACTTCTGATGAGATTCTGTCAAAATTTAAATCTCAACATGTCGATATTTTATTGACCTATCTATGGCCAGATGCTATtgcaaaggaagaaaaattaaTACTGTCAGGAGAACCCAAGCTAGATTGCTTAATTGACAATGTTCAACCGAGGTATTGGTTTGCTTGTGGTGGAGAAAAAGGGAGGTTTTTTGAACGTGAACCCTATTCAATAAATGGTAGAATCACTAGGTTTATTAGTTTAGCAGCGATGGATGAAGGAAGGTGGTACTACGCTTTTCAAATCTCTTTGTCTCCGGAGTTGCTTCAAGAACCAATAGGCCCACCACCTATAGTCTTTAAAATTAACTCAACCTCCAAAAGAACTCTAACTTTAAGCAATGAAGAACCCCAAAAAGAGCAAAAACAGCTGGCAAAGCCTTTGCCGGTGATTACATCGGAGAGCTGCTTTTTATGCTTATCAAACCCTAACTTTGAACTGCATATGGTCATTCATGTTGGAAATATGGCATTTTTGACAGTTACAAAAGGCCCTCTGACACCAAAAcaagattttggattttctgGCCATGGGATGATTGTTCCTATAAATCACCACGCTACGTTACGTTTACACGccaaaagttttgatgatgCCCTACGGGTGGAAAGCTCTTCACTTTATAAGGAGATAACCAAATATGAAGAGAATCTTACTAGGATGTTTAGATCTTTGGGAGACTATTCCGTAATTTTCTGGGAAATCTCTAGGAAGAGAAGCGTGCATTCTCATATTCAGTTTTTACCAGTAAAAGATGACGTGATTatgaattttgaaaaggtATTGCAAAACCAAATCGAGTTTTATAAAAGGTACAACACTGATACAATTATGTACAAAAAGTTTGAGTCAACTAGCGACATGACAGAATATTTTGACATCATTAATTCTGAAGATTATGTTTCATTTACTGTTCATGAGAAAACTAGGATAATACGATACTTGATCAAATTGGGAAATGATGACgataaatattttgacGCACAGTTTCCAAGAAAAGTAGTGGCAATATTATTGAACCTGAAACATAGAATCCGTTGGAACAAATGCATAGAAACCGTATCTCAGGAAAGTGAACAAAAGCAATATTTCAAGAATTGTTTTCGGAAATTTGACATTTTGAAGGGGCAAGGTTGCAATTAA
- a CDS encoding uncharacterized protein (PKUD0A08020; similar to Saccharomyces cerevisiae YGR092W (DBF2) and YPR111W (DBF20); ancestral locus Anc_3.430): MPMMNGLFSRSPQKDDEYVDDLSRDVENMSFGAPSTPKKNTKQDGSFMHICSPDRNTEQVDLDLFPRNNKENTPSGSPNKYTSRGYRQNNLFQSRLDREFYTKANGPKTKRLVTVCQMYFLDYYCDMFDYVINRQQRIAQVERSLATLPPEEANAQWKNYVGRERAFLRKRRSKPKHKDFDIITQVGQGGYGQVFLSKKKDTKEICALKVLNKKLLNRSDETRHVLTERDILTNTRSEWLVKLFYAFQDAENVYMAMEFVPGGDFRTLLNNAGYLNHQHAKFYISEMFASVNALHQLGFTHRDLKPENFLIDAKGHIKLTDFGLAAGSVSNDRIESMKLRLNQVKDLEYKPIESKLSERQKMYRLLRTKDVQYAHSMVGSPDYMALEVLEGKPYDYTVDYWSLGCMLFEAIVGYTPFSGRSSDETYTNLKRWKSVLRRPVYDNGQYVFSDRTWQLITRLIASPNERLRSFKQVIEMPYFAEVRWDTLREVVPPFIPQLDNEIDAGYFDDFENEEDLAKYKEVMEKRARDEHNAMSVKGDPKNFVGFTFKHKGNPGTNPNNILTPIMLNGRSSDRTHYHRYNSPFSTLY; the protein is encoded by the coding sequence ATGCCTATGATGAATGGTCTGTTTTCTAGGTCACCACAGAAGGATGACGAATATGTGGATGACTTATCCAGGGACGTTGAAAACATGAGTTTTGGTGCTCCGTCTACACCAAAGAAGAACACAAAACAGGATGGATCTTTTATGCACATTTGTTCCCCCGATAGAAACACAGAGCAAGTAGATTTAGATTTATTTCCGAGAAACAACAAGGAGAATACCCCTAGTGGGTCGCCTAATAAATATACATCTAGGGGTTACAGACAAAATAATTTGTTTCAATCACGGTTAGATCGGGAATTTTACACCAAAGCGAATGGGCCTAAAACCAAGCGTTTGGTTACAGTTTGTCAGATGTACTTTCTAGATTACTACTGTGATATGTTTGACTATGTGATCAATAGGCAACAAAGAATTGCTCAAGTTGAACGCTCTTTAGCTACTCTACCACCTGAAGAAGCCAATGCTCAATGGAAGAACTACGTTGGACGTGAGAGAGCATTTTTAAGGAAAAGACGTAGTAAACCCAAACATAAAGATTTTGACATTATCACACAAGTTGGACAGGGTGGGTATGGccaagtttttctttccaagaaaaaagacACCAAAGAAATCTGCGCcttgaaagttttgaacAAGAAACTGTTGAACAGATCAGATGAGACTAGGCATGTGCTTACAGAAAGGGATATTCTAACAAACACTAGGTCTGAGTGGCTAGTGAAACTATTCTATGCATTTCAAGATGCTGAGAATGTTTATATGGCAATGGAATTTGTCCCCGGTGGAGATTTTCGTACGTTGTTGAACAACGCCGGGTACCTAAATCATCAGCATGCCAAATTTTATATATCCGAGATGTTTGCATCTGTTAATGCACTACACCAGCTAGGATTCACTCATAGAGATTTAAAGCCTGAAAACTTCCTTATTGATGCAAAGGGTCACATTAAGTTAACAGATTTTGGTTTGGCTGCTGGCTCTGTCTCTAACGATAGAATTGAGTCTATGAAATTGAGATTGAATCAGGTGAAAGATTTAGAGTATAAGCCAATTGAAAGTAAATTGAGTGAACGTCAGAAAATGTACCGTCTACTACGTACAAAGGATGTACAATATGCTCACTCAATGGTGGGCTCTCCAGATTACATGGCCTTGGAGGTCCTGGAAGGAAAACCTTACGATTATACCGTTGACTATTGGTCTTTGGGATGTATGCTATTTGAAGCTATTGTTGGATATACCCCCTTTTCTGGTCGCTCTTCTGATGAAACCTATACCAATTTAAAGAGGTGGAAAAGTGTGTTGCGTAGACCCGTCTATGACAATGGACAATATGTGTTCAGCGACAGAACATGGCAATTGATCACTAGATTAATAGCCTCCCCTAATGAAAGATTGAGATCATTTAAACAAGTTATTGAAATGCCTTACTTTGCGGAAGTAAGGTGGGATACATTAAGAGAAGTTGTTCCTCCATTCATTCCACAATTGGATAACGAGATTGATGCTGGCTATTTCgatgattttgagaatGAAGAGGACCTGGCAAAGTATAAGGAAGTTATGGAGAAGAGAGCACGGGATGAACACAATGCAATGAGTGTTAAGGGAGATCCGAAAAACTTTGTTGGTTTTACCTTTAAGCATAAGGGGAATCCAGGAACGAATCCAAACAACATTCTGACACCTATAATGCTAAACGGTAGAAGTAGTGATAGGACACATTACCACCGTTATAACTCCCCATTCAGTACTTTATATTAA